One Microbacterium trichothecenolyticum DNA window includes the following coding sequences:
- a CDS encoding class I SAM-dependent methyltransferase produces the protein MDTSELTALLTPEGLRLLDEVGPIASTDDAARVVSRLRSAGHSPDLVSAVVGQARLRVRAAAKFGAFAERMLFTRAGLEQATRLSIAARHAGRFRTAGLSRVADLGCGIGGDALGLAGLGIRVHAVDADEVTAAIAAYNLAPFGETTTVSHARAEDVDLDGVDAVWLDPARRTAGHSETRQVSSQEWSPALDWVFAVLADRSGGVKLGPGFDRERIPDDVEAQWISADGSTIELVLWSGALAREGVHRAALVVRGDDTWELTAPGDSPDVEPSELGAFVHEPDGAVIRARLIGEIARSLQAGMLSPGIAYLTSDAALTSPFVSSFRVREQLPADPKKLAQALRARGIGTLEIKKRGVDVDPAVLRKKLSLRGDAAATLIMTRVGSKRLALLADRV, from the coding sequence GTGGATACCAGCGAGCTGACCGCCCTGCTCACGCCCGAGGGCCTCCGCCTGCTCGACGAGGTGGGACCGATCGCGTCCACCGACGACGCAGCCCGCGTGGTGTCGCGTCTGCGCAGCGCGGGGCACTCCCCCGACCTCGTGTCCGCCGTGGTCGGTCAGGCCCGGCTGCGGGTTCGCGCAGCCGCGAAGTTCGGCGCGTTCGCCGAGCGGATGCTGTTCACGCGCGCCGGTCTCGAGCAGGCGACGCGCCTGTCGATCGCCGCCCGCCACGCGGGCCGCTTCCGTACTGCCGGCCTGAGCCGCGTCGCCGATCTCGGCTGCGGCATCGGCGGCGACGCTCTGGGACTGGCCGGTCTCGGCATCCGGGTGCACGCCGTCGACGCCGACGAGGTGACCGCCGCGATCGCCGCGTACAACCTGGCACCGTTCGGCGAGACGACGACGGTCTCGCACGCACGCGCCGAGGACGTCGACCTCGACGGCGTGGATGCCGTGTGGCTCGACCCCGCGCGACGCACGGCCGGTCACTCCGAGACGCGGCAGGTGTCCTCCCAGGAGTGGTCCCCCGCACTGGACTGGGTGTTCGCGGTACTCGCGGACAGGTCGGGCGGCGTGAAGCTCGGCCCGGGCTTCGACCGGGAGCGCATCCCCGACGACGTCGAGGCGCAATGGATCAGCGCCGACGGCTCGACGATCGAGCTCGTGCTGTGGTCGGGAGCGCTGGCCCGCGAGGGCGTGCACCGCGCCGCGCTCGTCGTCCGCGGCGACGACACGTGGGAGCTGACCGCGCCCGGCGACAGCCCCGACGTCGAGCCGAGCGAGCTCGGCGCGTTCGTGCACGAGCCCGACGGCGCCGTCATCCGCGCGCGGCTGATCGGCGAGATCGCGCGATCGCTCCAGGCCGGCATGCTCTCACCGGGTATCGCGTACCTGACCTCGGACGCGGCCCTCACGAGCCCGTTCGTGTCGTCGTTCCGGGTGCGCGAGCAGCTGCCTGCCGATCCGAAGAAGCTGGCCCAGGCGCTGCGGGCGCGCGGGATCGGCACCCTCGAGATCAAGAAGCGCGGTGTCGACGTCGACCCCGCGGTGCTGCGCAAGAAGCTGTCGCTGCGCGGAGATGCAGCGGCGACGCTGATCATGACGAGGGTGGGGTCCAAGCGCCTGGCGCTGCTCGCCGACCGCGTATGA
- the rimI gene encoding ribosomal protein S18-alanine N-acetyltransferase → MPMRTATAADLDAIMALEHASFPADAWSPAMMREELVSPHGWYVVVEEGGRLLGYAGLRAVRGAKDADIQTITIAETARGRGRGRALLTALLDEAVRRAVHEVFLEVRADNPVARALYVSEGFVDVGRRPRYYQPDDVDAIVMQLDLRGWAARRAEDASDSVAAPTTGKGWC, encoded by the coding sequence ATGCCCATGCGCACGGCGACCGCCGCCGACCTCGACGCAATCATGGCGCTCGAGCATGCCTCGTTCCCCGCCGACGCGTGGAGCCCGGCGATGATGCGCGAGGAACTCGTGTCACCGCACGGGTGGTACGTCGTCGTCGAAGAGGGGGGTCGTCTCCTCGGGTACGCGGGGCTTCGTGCCGTGCGCGGGGCGAAGGATGCCGACATCCAGACGATCACGATCGCCGAGACCGCGCGCGGTCGCGGCCGCGGACGTGCGCTGCTGACGGCCCTGCTCGACGAAGCGGTCCGCCGCGCCGTGCACGAGGTGTTCCTCGAGGTGCGCGCCGACAATCCCGTCGCCCGGGCGCTCTACGTCTCCGAGGGGTTCGTGGACGTCGGCCGCCGCCCCCGGTACTACCAGCCCGACGACGTCGACGCGATCGTGATGCAGCTCGACCTGCGCGGCTGGGCCGCACGGCGAGCGGAAGACGCGTCCGATTCCGTGGCGGCCCCGACCACCGGAAAGGGATGGTGCTGA
- a CDS encoding alpha/beta fold hydrolase: MDATPLALRRVVVPTGVGPIVAHAGRASGSPVATVLLHGAAGSWRTWEPMIAASDEIHLPLSDIVALDLPGWGESPGPVPDPADLAVAVAAVVRALGYPRWRAVGHSLGGVVALDVAARFPRETVGVGVVSPSGAGARVVTRSPLRGAVRLPWLTGMVVAMRVLRALGPLSRPLLGLLRRTGALRTLARPLFRHPERVDRSVTDALATEIRPAAFLAAVRLSRTHDDGVWRRIACPVRVVRGVHDVFVSSRDTRVWARLLRDVDDRALDDSGHFAHVEQPVETVRALRDVWAAARAPLARRSGMRA, translated from the coding sequence ATGGATGCCACCCCGCTCGCCCTCCGCCGGGTCGTCGTCCCCACGGGCGTGGGGCCGATCGTCGCGCACGCGGGGCGCGCGTCGGGCAGTCCGGTGGCGACGGTTCTGCTGCACGGGGCCGCGGGATCGTGGCGCACGTGGGAGCCGATGATCGCGGCCTCCGACGAGATCCACCTGCCGCTGTCGGACATCGTGGCCCTCGACCTGCCCGGCTGGGGCGAGTCCCCCGGACCCGTTCCCGACCCGGCCGATCTCGCGGTGGCGGTCGCCGCGGTCGTCCGGGCCCTCGGATACCCGCGCTGGCGCGCGGTGGGCCACTCCCTCGGCGGGGTGGTCGCGCTCGACGTCGCCGCGCGTTTCCCGCGGGAGACCGTGGGCGTCGGCGTCGTCTCACCGAGCGGCGCCGGAGCCCGGGTGGTCACCCGCTCCCCGCTCCGCGGGGCCGTCCGCTTGCCCTGGCTCACCGGGATGGTCGTCGCGATGCGCGTGCTGCGCGCCCTCGGACCGTTGTCGCGGCCGCTCCTGGGGCTGCTGCGGCGCACGGGGGCCCTGCGCACGCTCGCGCGGCCGCTCTTTCGGCATCCGGAACGCGTCGACCGTTCGGTGACCGACGCGCTGGCGACCGAGATCCGGCCCGCGGCGTTCCTCGCCGCCGTGCGCCTGTCGCGCACGCACGACGACGGGGTGTGGCGGCGCATCGCGTGCCCCGTGCGCGTGGTGCGCGGAGTCCACGACGTGTTCGTCTCGTCACGCGACACCCGGGTGTGGGCGCGGCTGCTGCGCGATGTCGACGATCGCGCACTCGACGACAGCGGTCACTTCGCCCACGTCGAGCAGCCGGTCGAGACGGTGCGCGCGCTGCGCGACGTCTGGGCGGCCGCCCGCGCCCCGCTCGCGCGACGATCCGGCATGCGCGCCTGA
- the tsaE gene encoding tRNA (adenosine(37)-N6)-threonylcarbamoyltransferase complex ATPase subunit type 1 TsaE translates to MSVPEELLGTHEIAAPGDMEALGREIGRALAPGDVVVLTGPLGAGKTTLTRGIGEGLGIRGPVQSPTFVIARTHPSLVGGAPLVHVDAYRLGAAVELDDLDIDVAGSAVIIEWGRGVAEYLADTWWEIEITRHLGGRGVDNACGEIAVHTVELDADAPRTVSISRRP, encoded by the coding sequence GTGAGCGTTCCCGAAGAGCTGCTGGGCACGCACGAGATCGCCGCCCCCGGCGACATGGAGGCGCTGGGCCGAGAGATCGGTCGTGCCCTGGCCCCCGGCGACGTCGTGGTGCTCACCGGTCCGCTGGGCGCCGGCAAGACGACCCTCACCCGCGGGATCGGCGAGGGGCTCGGCATCCGTGGTCCCGTCCAGAGCCCGACGTTCGTCATCGCCCGCACGCACCCGTCGCTCGTGGGGGGCGCGCCCCTGGTTCACGTGGACGCCTACCGGCTCGGCGCCGCGGTCGAGCTCGACGATCTCGACATCGATGTCGCGGGCTCGGCGGTCATCATCGAGTGGGGCCGCGGCGTGGCCGAGTACCTCGCCGACACGTGGTGGGAGATCGAGATCACCCGTCACCTCGGCGGGCGCGGGGTCGACAACGCGTGCGGTGAGATCGCCGTGCACACCGTCGAACTCGACGCCGACGCCCCGCGGACGGTGAGCATCTCACGCCGGCCCTGA
- the alr gene encoding alanine racemase, with product MRMAPGVLREALIDVDAIAENVRHIRKLTDAEVIAVVKADGYGHGAHRAAVAALRGGAARIGVSDIGEALALRRAGIRAPLFAWLHAPGASFAEAVSHDIELGISDIDQLLRAGAAATGERPAAVHLKIETGLSRNGIAPADWRVVFSEAARLERIGRLRVVGLFSHLSNSSEADDLAALARFEEGVVLAAGAGLNPPLRHIAATHAAFALPAARLGCVRIGIGIYGVSPFHDRSSADLGLRPAMTLRGAVAAVRRVPAGTGVSYGYAYRTERDTSLALIPLGYADGVPRQASDRGPVTIGGRRLRVAGRIAMDQFVVDVGDHPVSVGDEVVLFGDPTLGVPSAREWGDAADTIDYEIVTRVGPRVPRREVGS from the coding sequence ATGAGAATGGCCCCGGGAGTGCTCCGCGAAGCGCTCATCGACGTCGACGCGATCGCCGAGAACGTGCGGCACATCCGCAAGCTCACCGACGCCGAGGTCATCGCCGTCGTCAAGGCCGACGGGTACGGGCACGGCGCTCATCGCGCCGCCGTCGCCGCCCTTCGCGGGGGAGCGGCGCGCATCGGGGTCTCCGACATCGGCGAGGCGCTGGCCCTTCGCCGGGCCGGGATCCGCGCCCCCCTGTTCGCGTGGCTGCACGCCCCGGGCGCGTCGTTCGCCGAGGCCGTGAGCCACGACATCGAGCTCGGTATCTCCGACATCGACCAGCTCCTGCGTGCCGGTGCGGCCGCAACGGGCGAGCGTCCCGCCGCCGTTCACCTGAAGATCGAGACGGGGCTGTCGCGCAACGGCATCGCACCGGCCGACTGGCGGGTGGTCTTCTCCGAGGCTGCGCGCCTGGAGCGCATCGGCCGGCTGCGGGTCGTCGGGCTCTTCTCTCACCTGTCGAATTCGAGCGAGGCCGACGACCTCGCGGCCCTGGCGCGGTTCGAAGAGGGCGTGGTCCTCGCCGCCGGTGCCGGGCTGAACCCGCCCCTGCGTCACATCGCTGCGACCCATGCCGCCTTCGCCCTGCCCGCGGCGCGTCTGGGATGCGTGCGCATCGGCATCGGCATCTACGGCGTCTCGCCGTTCCACGACCGCAGCTCGGCCGACCTGGGGCTGCGCCCGGCGATGACCCTGCGCGGAGCCGTCGCCGCCGTGCGGCGCGTCCCGGCGGGCACGGGAGTGTCGTACGGGTACGCCTACCGCACCGAGCGTGACACGAGCCTGGCCCTGATCCCCCTCGGGTACGCCGACGGTGTCCCCCGCCAGGCATCCGACCGGGGGCCGGTGACGATCGGTGGCCGCCGCTTACGTGTCGCGGGCCGCATCGCGATGGACCAGTTCGTCGTCGATGTCGGCGATCACCCGGTCTCGGTCGGCGACGAGGTCGTGCTCTTCGGCGACCCGACGCTGGGCGTGCCGTCGGCACGCGAGTGGGGGGATGCCGCCGACACCATCGACTACGAGATCGTCACGCGCGTCGGCCCCCGCGTCCCCCGCCGGGAGGTGGGTTCGTGA
- a CDS encoding holo-ACP synthase: protein MIVGIGVDLVDVPRFEQHLARTPRLVTRLFAPAERVLKPRSLAARYAAKEALIKALGGSDGVHWTDIEVASEPSGRPVFALHGETADTVARRGITGLHLSMSHDAGLATAYVIAEAGASVPTRHAPDAAPAALPVPAREDTA from the coding sequence ATGATCGTCGGAATCGGCGTCGATCTGGTCGACGTGCCCCGCTTCGAGCAGCACCTCGCTCGCACGCCACGGTTGGTGACGCGCCTGTTCGCCCCCGCCGAGCGGGTTCTCAAGCCGCGCTCGTTGGCTGCGCGGTACGCGGCGAAAGAGGCACTCATCAAGGCACTGGGCGGTTCGGACGGCGTTCACTGGACCGATATCGAGGTCGCCTCCGAACCCTCGGGACGCCCGGTGTTCGCCCTTCACGGCGAGACGGCCGACACCGTCGCCCGGCGGGGCATCACCGGGTTGCACCTGTCGATGTCGCACGACGCCGGGCTCGCCACCGCGTACGTGATCGCCGAGGCGGGCGCGTCGGTACCGACCCGGCACGCGCCGGACGCAGCCCCCGCCGCCCTCCCCGTTCCCGCCCGAGAGGACACCGCATGA
- the glmS gene encoding glutamine--fructose-6-phosphate transaminase (isomerizing), whose product MCGIIGYVGPRLSQDILLAGLSRLEYRGYDSAGIAVIDADGGLGMRKRAGKLAVLREDLEASPMPNGTTGIGHTRWATHGGPTDANAHPHLADDDKLAVIHNGIIENFAELKSELVGEGVGFRSETDTEVAAAMIGREYARTGDLVQAFRAVVSRLEGAYTLLAMHQDHPGLVVGARRNSPLVIGLGEGENFLGSDVAAFVEHTRNALAIGQDEIVAITPDGVEVTDFSGAPVEVEAFEVTWDASAAEKGGWSSFMAKEVSEEPEAVANTLRGRIHEGRVEIPELEGLDAFLADIDRILVIACGTAAYAGMVGKYALETWTRVPVDVELAHEFRYRDPVLSERTLVVSISQSGETMDTLMAVKYARSRGAKTLSICNTQGATIPRESDAIVYTHAGPEVAVASTKAFVAQITALYLLALHVGRVRGAIDPVVAVDAVTELEAVPSKIARVLESEQSRIEQLAHWMADTRSVLFLGRNVGYPIALEGALKLKELAYIHAEGFAAGELKHGPIALIEPGQPVFVVVPSPRGSGEMHKKVVSNIEEIRARGARVIAIAEEGDVAVLPAADEVLRIPLASPLFEPLLAVVPLHIFAMGLAEAKGLDVDQPRNLAKSVTVE is encoded by the coding sequence ATGTGCGGAATCATCGGTTACGTGGGTCCCCGGCTGAGCCAGGACATTCTTCTGGCGGGTCTGTCGCGGCTGGAATACCGGGGCTACGACTCCGCGGGCATCGCCGTGATCGACGCAGACGGCGGACTCGGCATGCGCAAGCGTGCGGGCAAGCTCGCGGTGCTGCGCGAAGACCTCGAGGCGTCGCCGATGCCGAACGGCACGACCGGCATCGGCCACACCCGGTGGGCGACGCACGGCGGCCCGACCGACGCCAACGCCCACCCGCACCTGGCCGACGACGACAAGCTCGCCGTCATCCACAACGGCATCATCGAGAACTTCGCCGAGCTCAAGAGCGAGCTGGTCGGCGAGGGCGTCGGCTTCCGCAGCGAGACCGACACCGAGGTCGCCGCCGCGATGATCGGCCGCGAGTACGCCCGTACGGGCGACCTCGTGCAGGCCTTCCGCGCCGTCGTCTCGCGGCTGGAGGGCGCCTACACGCTGCTCGCGATGCACCAGGACCACCCCGGTCTCGTCGTCGGCGCACGCCGCAACTCGCCGCTGGTGATCGGCCTCGGCGAGGGTGAGAACTTCCTCGGCTCCGACGTCGCCGCCTTCGTCGAGCACACCCGCAACGCCCTCGCGATCGGGCAGGACGAGATCGTCGCGATCACCCCCGACGGCGTCGAGGTCACCGACTTCTCGGGCGCCCCCGTCGAGGTCGAGGCGTTCGAGGTCACGTGGGACGCGTCGGCCGCCGAGAAGGGCGGCTGGTCGTCGTTCATGGCCAAGGAGGTCTCGGAGGAGCCCGAGGCCGTCGCCAACACCCTGCGCGGGCGCATCCACGAGGGCCGCGTCGAGATTCCCGAGCTCGAGGGGCTCGACGCCTTCCTCGCCGACATCGACCGCATCCTCGTCATCGCCTGCGGCACCGCCGCCTACGCCGGCATGGTCGGCAAGTACGCGCTCGAGACCTGGACGCGCGTGCCCGTCGACGTCGAGCTCGCGCACGAGTTCCGTTACCGCGACCCCGTGCTCAGCGAGCGCACGCTCGTCGTGTCGATCAGCCAGTCCGGCGAGACGATGGACACGCTCATGGCCGTGAAGTACGCCCGCTCGCGGGGAGCGAAGACCCTGTCGATCTGCAACACCCAGGGCGCCACGATCCCGCGCGAGTCGGACGCCATCGTCTACACGCACGCGGGTCCCGAGGTCGCCGTGGCCTCGACGAAGGCGTTCGTCGCGCAGATCACCGCGCTGTACCTGCTGGCCCTGCACGTCGGCCGCGTCCGCGGCGCGATCGACCCCGTCGTCGCCGTCGATGCCGTCACCGAGCTCGAGGCTGTGCCGAGCAAGATCGCCCGCGTGCTCGAGAGCGAGCAGTCGCGCATCGAGCAGCTCGCGCACTGGATGGCCGACACTCGCTCGGTGCTGTTCCTCGGCCGAAACGTCGGGTACCCCATCGCGCTCGAGGGGGCGCTCAAGCTCAAGGAGCTGGCCTACATCCACGCCGAGGGCTTCGCCGCCGGTGAGCTGAAGCACGGCCCCATCGCGCTGATCGAGCCCGGTCAGCCGGTGTTCGTCGTCGTCCCGTCGCCGCGGGGTTCCGGCGAGATGCACAAGAAGGTCGTGTCGAACATCGAGGAGATCCGCGCCCGCGGCGCGCGCGTCATCGCGATCGCCGAAGAGGGCGACGTCGCGGTGCTGCCCGCGGCCGATGAGGTGCTGCGCATCCCCCTCGCGTCGCCGCTGTTCGAGCCGCTGCTGGCCGTCGTGCCGCTGCACATCTTCGCGATGGGTCTCGCCGAGGCGAAGGGCCTCGACGTCGACCAGCCGCGCAACCTGGCGAAGTCGGTCACCGTGGAGTGA